From Gammaproteobacteria bacterium, a single genomic window includes:
- a CDS encoding putative sugar nucleotidyl transferase, producing the protein MSARLYLFDDARARRWEPFALTRPAAELVLGALRLWERAARAWGVEYGGHLAGARLAGFREDEAPEALVASDVGRGLHRILMSSRAVVRSRPRQLPPVPAELRIDGTTVGWSLPSGAPLPQPLDIADPAAAPRTKAGIELEGFVLEHVWELVSRMPAQLREDLEAGMFAPLASTPSSRAGGRPVGAREGGMAIPPSGSSLPPGVHLLGDGLFTLGPGAAVEPGVMLDTGPGPIVLGEGVRVCGPARLEGPLYVGPGSTVLGGRICASYVGRACRIRGDIEKSVLLGYDNKAHGGFLGRSYLGRWVNLGAMTTNSDLRNDYRDVKVRTGEGAVPSGLGKLGCLLGDHVKTGIGTLLNTGAVIGAGCNLFGATAPTSHLPPFRWGAAPEAPLFELNRFLDTAAHVMSRRGVRLAPEMQAVLERAWLSVAGAD; encoded by the coding sequence GTGAGCGCCCGTCTCTACCTGTTCGACGACGCCCGCGCCCGGCGCTGGGAGCCGTTTGCCCTGACACGCCCCGCAGCCGAACTGGTGCTTGGCGCGCTACGGCTCTGGGAGCGGGCAGCCCGCGCGTGGGGTGTGGAGTACGGCGGTCATCTTGCAGGCGCCCGCCTCGCCGGTTTCCGGGAAGACGAAGCGCCCGAGGCACTCGTGGCCTCCGACGTGGGGCGCGGCCTCCACCGCATCCTGATGTCCAGCCGGGCCGTGGTGCGGAGCCGGCCGCGGCAGCTGCCTCCGGTCCCCGCCGAACTGCGCATCGACGGCACGACCGTCGGGTGGAGCCTCCCTTCCGGTGCCCCGCTTCCCCAACCGCTTGACATCGCGGATCCCGCTGCCGCTCCCCGGACGAAGGCCGGAATCGAGCTGGAAGGATTCGTGCTGGAGCACGTCTGGGAGCTGGTGTCACGGATGCCCGCGCAGCTCCGTGAAGACCTCGAGGCCGGGATGTTCGCCCCTCTCGCGTCCACGCCGTCGAGCCGGGCCGGGGGGCGGCCGGTGGGGGCGCGCGAGGGTGGAATGGCGATCCCACCCTCGGGGTCCTCCCTCCCCCCCGGCGTCCACCTGCTGGGAGACGGCCTCTTCACCCTGGGCCCCGGTGCCGCCGTCGAGCCGGGCGTGATGCTGGACACGGGCCCGGGGCCTATCGTCCTCGGCGAGGGCGTGCGCGTGTGCGGGCCGGCTCGCCTGGAGGGTCCGCTGTATGTGGGACCCGGCTCGACCGTCCTCGGTGGAAGGATATGCGCTTCCTACGTGGGTCGGGCATGCAGAATCCGCGGCGACATCGAGAAGAGCGTCCTGCTCGGCTACGACAACAAGGCCCACGGCGGCTTCCTGGGCCGCTCGTACCTCGGCCGCTGGGTGAACCTGGGCGCGATGACCACGAACAGCGATCTTCGCAATGACTATCGCGACGTGAAGGTCCGTACGGGCGAAGGCGCCGTGCCATCCGGTCTGGGCAAGCTGGGCTGCCTTCTGGGCGACCACGTCAAGACCGGCATTGGAACGCTCCTGAACACCGGCGCGGTCATCGGAGCAGGCTGCAACCTGTTCGGCGCAACGGCCCCGACGAGCCATCTCCCGCCCTTTCGATGGGGCGCGGCGCCCGAAGCGCCGCTCTTTGAGCTGAACCGCTTTCTGGACACGGCGGCGCATGTCATGAGCCGCAGGGGCGTTCGGCTTGCGCCGGAGATGCAGGCCGTTCTCGAGCGTGCCTGGCTCAGCGTGGCCGGCGCCGACTAG
- the uppS gene encoding polyprenyl diphosphate synthase, whose translation MSGPMPRHVAVIMDGNGRWARRQGLPRKTGHEAGMNAVRTTIEASVDAGIKILTLFAFSTDNWNRPSEEVSALMSLLKAYAERECSELVEKGVEVRVLGTLARMQPSAREAVERIMRETEGGTTLRLNLMISYSGREDILTAVRRLAARARAGELDPAEIDEACLERALLTSGIPDPDLLIRTSGECRISNFMLWQISYSEIHITPVLWPDFSRDDLLAAVLDYQRRDRRFGRITSG comes from the coding sequence ATGAGCGGGCCCATGCCGCGTCACGTGGCCGTCATCATGGACGGCAACGGACGCTGGGCCCGGCGGCAGGGCCTGCCCCGCAAGACGGGGCACGAGGCCGGGATGAACGCCGTACGCACGACCATCGAGGCTTCGGTCGACGCCGGCATCAAGATCCTCACCCTCTTTGCGTTTTCCACCGACAACTGGAATCGTCCGTCGGAGGAGGTGTCGGCTCTGATGTCGCTCCTGAAGGCGTATGCGGAGCGGGAGTGCTCGGAGCTTGTCGAGAAGGGCGTCGAAGTACGTGTGCTCGGGACCCTGGCCAGAATGCAGCCTTCAGCGCGCGAGGCCGTGGAGCGCATCATGCGGGAGACCGAGGGCGGAACGACGCTCAGGCTCAATCTGATGATCTCCTACAGCGGAAGGGAAGACATCCTGACCGCGGTTCGCCGTCTGGCCGCGCGCGCCCGGGCCGGAGAACTGGATCCCGCGGAGATCGACGAAGCGTGCCTGGAGCGGGCGCTGCTGACGAGCGGCATCCCCGATCCCGACCTTCTCATCCGGACTTCCGGGGAGTGCAGAATCTCCAACTTCATGCTTTGGCAGATTTCGTACTCGGAGATCCACATCACCCCCGTGCTGTGGCCGGATTTCTCCAGGGACGACCTCCTTGCGGCCGTCCTGGACTACCAGCGCCGCGACCGCCGCTTCGGCCGGATCACTTCCGGCTGA
- a CDS encoding MBL fold metallo-hydrolase, which produces MQICVLGSGSKGNSILVRSGRAAVLVDAGFSARETERRLRLVGAEASELAAIILTHEHGDHTRGSGVLARRHGIPVCLTEATRKACGRLFRGSEQVVEYRPGRAFGVEDLRVEPFMTVHDAADPVAIALVDVGSGARVGLATDLGRSTAIVRHALAGCDFLVLEANHDETLLHQSSYPAAVKSRIASSHGHLSNRAAARLARDLLHPRLAGILLAHLSAECNTPELARETVSRALARAGYRGFLGVARQEEPTEMLCVDTLRRERGPEQLSFL; this is translated from the coding sequence GTGCAGATCTGCGTGCTGGGCAGCGGCAGCAAGGGCAACTCGATTCTGGTCCGCTCCGGACGTGCGGCCGTGTTGGTGGACGCCGGCTTCAGCGCGCGCGAGACCGAGCGCCGCCTGCGGCTGGTCGGGGCCGAGGCGAGTGAGCTCGCGGCCATCATTCTCACGCACGAACATGGGGATCACACCCGCGGCAGCGGAGTGCTGGCGCGACGTCACGGTATCCCCGTCTGCCTCACCGAAGCCACCCGCAAGGCGTGCGGCCGCCTGTTCCGCGGGTCGGAACAGGTTGTGGAATACCGGCCCGGGCGAGCCTTCGGCGTCGAGGACCTGCGCGTGGAACCGTTCATGACCGTACACGACGCGGCCGATCCGGTGGCCATCGCCCTGGTCGATGTCGGATCCGGCGCCCGCGTCGGGCTCGCGACCGATCTCGGCCGGTCCACCGCGATCGTACGCCACGCGCTCGCGGGCTGCGACTTCCTGGTCCTGGAAGCCAATCACGACGAGACGCTTCTCCACCAGAGTTCCTACCCCGCCGCCGTCAAGTCGCGCATCGCATCCAGCCACGGGCACCTGTCCAACCGCGCGGCCGCCCGTCTTGCCCGGGATCTCCTCCATCCCCGCCTCGCCGGCATACTGCTCGCCCACCTCTCTGCGGAGTGCAACACACCCGAGCTGGCGCGTGAAACCGTCTCTCGGGCACTGGCCAGGGCGGGATACCGGGGCTTTCTGGGCGTTGCCCGGCAGGAGGAGCCTACGGAGATGCTGTGCGTCGACACCCTGCGCCGGGAACGCGGTCCCGAGCAGCTGTCGTTTCTCTGA
- the rseP gene encoding RIP metalloprotease RseP — translation MMALLATIVVLGVLILVHELGHFWAAKAVGVKVLRFSIGLGPRVLGFRRGDTEYVISAIPLGGYVKMSGMADEVMDQVEGGGGEVRRGPAPTDFDGKPVWARALVLSAGVIMNMIFAFAAYTTIAAGWGRVEADETRLGYVDMELLPPGAEPLGGLPVGARVTRVGDRDVVHWGDVREGFLSARGETITVETESPRVTVSVPVPDDPSARERLALALDYWIEAEVLDVELGMPAAGAGVQPGDRVLAVDGVAVDNWALFRQEIMRRPGRTVELQLARDGALIEIAVPLATREERGPDGEIRTVGQVGILAPVADPVYVPVPLTRAAVIGYRDTVGTTRMILAFLGDLVTGSVSPRNVGSIVTIGTLSGQAAEAGIQTFLRFMALFSVNLAILNLLPIPILDGGHLVFLGIEAVRGRALSLEQRLRWSRVGFLVLMGIMVWALSNDILRVLGL, via the coding sequence ATGATGGCGTTGCTGGCGACAATCGTTGTCCTGGGCGTTCTGATCCTCGTCCACGAACTTGGCCACTTCTGGGCGGCCAAGGCCGTGGGCGTAAAGGTCCTGCGCTTCTCCATCGGGCTGGGGCCGCGGGTTCTCGGTTTTCGCCGCGGCGATACCGAATACGTGATCTCGGCGATTCCGCTGGGCGGGTACGTCAAGATGAGCGGCATGGCCGATGAGGTCATGGACCAGGTGGAGGGAGGTGGCGGCGAGGTGCGGCGGGGACCCGCGCCAACGGACTTCGACGGCAAGCCGGTCTGGGCGCGCGCGCTGGTGCTGTCGGCGGGCGTGATCATGAACATGATCTTCGCCTTCGCGGCGTATACTACGATCGCCGCGGGCTGGGGCCGGGTGGAGGCGGACGAGACCCGGCTCGGCTACGTGGACATGGAGCTGCTGCCCCCGGGCGCGGAACCGCTGGGGGGGCTTCCCGTCGGCGCGCGCGTTACGCGGGTGGGCGACCGCGATGTGGTCCACTGGGGGGATGTGCGTGAGGGATTCCTGTCGGCACGGGGCGAGACGATCACGGTGGAAACCGAGTCCCCGCGCGTGACGGTCTCGGTGCCGGTGCCCGACGATCCTTCCGCGCGCGAGCGCCTGGCATTGGCCCTCGACTACTGGATCGAAGCCGAAGTCCTGGACGTCGAGCTCGGGATGCCCGCGGCGGGCGCGGGCGTGCAGCCGGGGGACCGCGTGCTGGCCGTGGACGGTGTAGCCGTGGATAACTGGGCGCTGTTCCGGCAGGAGATCATGCGCCGTCCCGGTCGCACGGTCGAACTTCAACTGGCGCGCGACGGCGCTCTGATAGAGATCGCGGTGCCCCTCGCAACGCGTGAGGAAAGGGGGCCCGACGGGGAGATCAGGACCGTAGGTCAGGTCGGCATTCTGGCTCCGGTGGCCGATCCGGTGTACGTGCCCGTTCCGCTGACCCGCGCTGCGGTCATCGGATATCGGGACACCGTGGGCACCACCCGCATGATCCTCGCGTTCCTCGGCGATCTCGTGACCGGGAGCGTCTCCCCGCGCAATGTGGGCAGCATCGTCACCATCGGAACGCTGTCCGGCCAAGCGGCAGAGGCGGGGATTCAGACCTTCCTGCGCTTCATGGCTCTGTTCTCGGTGAATCTGGCGATCCTGAACCTGCTTCCCATTCCGATACTGGACGGCGGACATCTCGTTTTTCTCGGGATCGAGGCCGTCAGAGGGAGGGCGCTCAGCCTGGAGCAGCGGCTGCGCTGGAGCCGGGTCGGCTTCCTGGTGCTCATGGGCATCATGGTCTGGGCGCTCTCCAACGACATCCTGCGCGTGCTGGGGTTGTGA
- a CDS encoding phosphatidate cytidylyltransferase encodes MAMADLSRRAVVAVVALLVVLPVIYRGGWLMGALAAALAMLATREFCLLARRTGVRTFTRTAMAVTAALVLAATAEPFFTGFAPLALTVLMGATVALFVAAVRARKVTDKPLASVCSTLTAALYVGGGLCFAVLLRHLPETGVAVRAPGPLEGPLLLLFPLTVTWVGDIAAYFAGSLWGTRRLFPAVSPGKTLEGTVAGILAAGAAGLFFAVAAAEPFVLLGVGPGWLVGIALLIGTGGLAGDLAVSLLKREAGVKDTGSMLPGHGGVLDRLDAVLVTLPLAYAALQLAGSVSP; translated from the coding sequence ATGGCGATGGCCGACCTTTCGCGCCGCGCGGTGGTGGCGGTGGTCGCGCTGCTCGTCGTCCTTCCGGTCATCTACCGGGGCGGGTGGCTCATGGGTGCGCTTGCGGCGGCGCTGGCCATGCTGGCCACCCGCGAGTTCTGCCTGCTGGCCCGGCGGACGGGTGTACGGACCTTTACCCGCACGGCCATGGCCGTCACGGCAGCGCTCGTCCTGGCAGCGACGGCGGAGCCCTTCTTCACCGGTTTCGCCCCGCTCGCGCTGACGGTCCTCATGGGGGCCACGGTAGCGCTCTTTGTCGCCGCCGTGCGCGCGCGCAAGGTGACGGACAAGCCGCTCGCGTCCGTCTGCTCGACGCTGACGGCGGCTCTCTATGTGGGAGGCGGGCTCTGCTTCGCGGTGCTGCTGCGCCACCTGCCGGAGACGGGGGTCGCCGTCAGAGCCCCCGGCCCGCTCGAAGGCCCGTTGCTGCTGCTCTTCCCGCTGACGGTCACCTGGGTCGGGGACATCGCCGCATACTTCGCGGGCAGCCTGTGGGGAACTCGCCGCCTGTTTCCGGCCGTCAGCCCGGGCAAGACGCTGGAAGGCACCGTCGCCGGAATCCTTGCCGCCGGGGCGGCGGGCCTGTTCTTCGCGGTGGCGGCCGCCGAGCCGTTCGTCCTGCTGGGGGTTGGGCCGGGCTGGCTCGTCGGCATCGCGCTCCTGATCGGCACGGGCGGACTGGCGGGGGATCTGGCCGTTTCGCTGCTCAAGCGCGAAGCCGGCGTCAAGGACACGGGGTCGATGCTTCCCGGCCACGGCGGAGTGCTCGACCGGCTCGACGCCGTGCTGGTGACGCTGCCGCTCGCCTACGCGGCGCTTCAGCTCGCCGGTTCGGTGTCGCCATGA
- the dxr gene encoding 1-deoxy-D-xylulose-5-phosphate reductoisomerase, translated as MIRVAILGSTGSVGRSALEVMGRHPERFRVVALAANRSVAVLREQAALHRPRRVVVADPGAGRLDLPGVSSAYGREALIELAGNSDADVVVNALVGVSGLEPTLAVLRAGKRLALANKESLVAGGELVNETARSGGGELVPVDSEHSAILQCLAGSDPGHVARIVLTASGGPFRRWDASRMNDVTPADALRHPTWNMGSKITIDSATLANKALEVIEAHFLYRMEYERIDVVVHPQSIVHSFVEFTDGSVVAQLGLPTMELPILYALTHPERIDDVRLRTFRPSRLSDLTFEELDRPRFPLFELGVQAGRAGGWAPTVFNAANEVAVHAFLEGVLPFREMAVVVGAALERTPPGRIRSVEDVLGVDAEARRVTRESIEAVVA; from the coding sequence GTGATCCGGGTCGCGATCCTGGGATCCACGGGATCCGTCGGGCGCAGCGCGCTCGAGGTCATGGGCCGGCATCCGGAGCGCTTCCGCGTGGTCGCGCTGGCCGCCAACCGCTCGGTAGCCGTGCTTCGCGAGCAGGCGGCGCTGCATCGGCCGCGCCGGGTGGTGGTCGCCGACCCCGGCGCCGGGAGGCTCGACCTCCCCGGCGTGTCGTCCGCCTACGGCCGCGAGGCTCTGATCGAACTCGCGGGGAACAGCGACGCGGATGTGGTCGTCAATGCCCTGGTGGGAGTCTCGGGCCTGGAGCCCACCCTCGCCGTGCTGCGGGCGGGCAAGCGTCTCGCGCTGGCCAACAAGGAGTCGCTGGTGGCCGGAGGCGAACTCGTCAACGAAACGGCGCGTTCGGGAGGCGGTGAGCTGGTGCCGGTCGATTCGGAACACAGCGCGATTCTGCAGTGTCTCGCCGGCAGCGACCCCGGGCATGTGGCCCGCATCGTGCTGACCGCTTCGGGCGGTCCTTTTCGCCGCTGGGACGCGTCGCGAATGAACGACGTCACGCCCGCCGACGCGCTGCGCCATCCCACCTGGAACATGGGTTCCAAGATCACCATCGACTCGGCCACGCTCGCGAACAAGGCGCTGGAGGTCATCGAGGCACATTTCCTGTATCGGATGGAGTATGAACGCATCGACGTGGTCGTTCATCCGCAATCGATCGTCCACTCCTTCGTGGAATTCACGGACGGCTCGGTCGTGGCGCAACTCGGCCTTCCCACCATGGAACTGCCCATCCTGTACGCGCTGACACATCCGGAACGGATCGACGACGTCCGCCTGCGAACATTCCGTCCTTCGCGCCTGTCGGATCTCACGTTCGAGGAACTGGACCGGCCGCGGTTCCCCCTGTTCGAACTGGGCGTGCAGGCCGGGCGCGCCGGTGGCTGGGCGCCGACGGTCTTCAACGCGGCCAACGAGGTGGCTGTGCACGCATTCCTGGAGGGCGTGCTACCCTTCAGAGAGATGGCGGTGGTGGTGGGAGCGGCGCTGGAGCGAACTCCTCCAGGAAGGATCAGGTCGGTCGAAGACGTGCTCGGCGTGGATGCCGAGGCCCGGCGCGTGACCCGGGAATCCATCGAGGCGGTGGTCGCGTAA